In Miscanthus floridulus cultivar M001 chromosome 8, ASM1932011v1, whole genome shotgun sequence, the sequence TCTCATTTAGCAGGCAAGGTAACATCCAATTCATATTCCTCCTCTATATCCCCCATTATACTTTTCTCTTTATATTCACTCTTCAAGCACAAGATTAACTACTTGGTTCCGAAACCATTGCTGTCATACGTGTtgttacattatcttagtgactTCCTACATGTTTGTGTTGTGCTATTGATTATGCATGATAGCACGGATGGTTTGCAATTTTATTTTTGTTAGGTTCCTCACATGTTCTTAATGTCACTACTTACAGTACAGGCCCAGAGAGCATGGGATTTGGAATTCTTCGTGCACTTCACTTTGAAATGAATGATCCAAAGTTACTTTATCAGATATTGTAGATAGTATAGGGCACATTTGTTTGAGATAGCGTGAGCACATTACGTTAGTTGTATTCCTAAAAATTACAGTACTTCTAAAATTAATACAGGTTCCATACGTTGTCGGCAAATATGCAGGTGCTGGAGCAGCTGCCAGTAAAAGAAGAAATAGTCATATGTGTTGCCATGAATTTTGTCAACATGTGGCACATCACAGTGAAGACCTAGCTGTTTTATTCATCGGGATGCCCCTCGGCTGCCTGACTGTTTCTTGTGTTCCTCATGGCAACCGTGCAGGTTGGTCTGGTCTGTACTCTGTCATTTTGTTTCTCCTGCTGCTTCTCTATAGAAGCCTGCCTTGCTTCTCGTGAGTGCCATGTATGAGACCTCTGTCATAACATGTCTGCCATGGCGCTTCTGACCACTGGAAAATGATTTGGAAGAGGTCCCATCATATATGTTCAGTTGTCAAAACATGATATATGTGCATGGAAGCTTTGGAAACTTTTTAATTGCACAAAAAAAAACTCAGATCCACTGAACTTACTTACATCTATGACTATCATGTTCATAGCATGTTCTTACTGCAAGCATTTTTTTGGGATGTTGCATTAACATTTACTAACAGTGAAGCGTCCCTGCTTTTGTCAGCAACAACTATCTTGATGGTTTGGCAATAATGTATGTTTTGGCATAACTTACTGAAACAAAACAAAAGGTCAATGCATGATCCAGGAAAAAAAAGTGGTGGTACCAATCTATATGAGGGATCCTACTTCTTCTACATTGATGTGATCTTTGTGATTTTTTATGCTCATTATCACTTCAAACAGCCCTCCTCTATCTCAATCATCTGTTCAATCTTGATCCATTCTGCTCTCAGGTCTCAGGGGTGGAGGATGCCCAGGTGGTCCCTCGAATGGCGGTGGCGCGGACCTACATCAGCCCCTTCATCATATCTCCTCCCCTGAACGGCGTCGATGGCCACCTATGCTGCCACCTCCTT encodes:
- the LOC136477257 gene encoding uncharacterized protein; translation: MPRLCKAYATGKSIIGVLQFSFSRQGAGAAASKRRNSHMCCHEFCQHVAHHSEDLAVLFIGMPLGCLTVSCVPHGNRAGLRGGGCPGGPSNGGGADLHQPLHHISSPERRRWPPMLPPPFPLALALSSSGSLRSKNP